From the Pseudomonas putida genome, one window contains:
- the rimO gene encoding 30S ribosomal protein S12 methylthiotransferase RimO, protein MSTTPATPKVGFVSLGCPKALVDSERILTQLRMEGYEVVPTYEDADVVVVNTCGFIDSAKAESLEVIGEAIKENGKVIVTGCMGVDEGNIRDVHPSVLSVTGPQQYEQVVNAVHEVVPPRQDHNPLIDLVPPQGVKLTPRHYAYLKISEGCNHSCSFCIIPSMRGKLVSRPVGEVLSEAERLVKAGVKEILVISQDTSAYGVDVKYKTDFWNGRPVKTRMLELCEALSSLGAWVRLHYVYPYPNVDDVIPLMAAGKILPYLDIPFQHASPKVLKSMKRPAFEDRTLARIKNWREQCPELVIRSTFIVGFPGETEEDFQYLLDWLTEAQLDRVGCFQYSPVEGAPANDLGLEEVPDDVKQDRWDRFMAHQQAISAARLQMRIGKEIEVLIDEVEEQGSVGRSFFDAPEIDGSVFIDGNHGFKPGDKVRCRVVDADEYDMWAEPV, encoded by the coding sequence ATGTCCACCACTCCCGCCACCCCCAAGGTTGGTTTCGTCAGCCTGGGTTGCCCCAAGGCCCTGGTCGATTCCGAGCGCATCCTGACCCAGCTGCGCATGGAAGGCTATGAAGTCGTGCCCACCTACGAGGACGCCGATGTAGTGGTGGTCAACACCTGCGGCTTCATCGACAGCGCCAAGGCCGAGTCGCTCGAAGTCATCGGTGAAGCGATCAAGGAAAACGGCAAGGTCATCGTCACCGGCTGCATGGGTGTCGACGAAGGCAATATCCGTGACGTGCACCCGAGCGTGCTGTCGGTGACCGGCCCGCAGCAGTACGAGCAGGTGGTCAATGCCGTTCACGAAGTGGTGCCGCCACGCCAGGATCACAACCCGTTGATCGACCTGGTGCCGCCTCAGGGCGTCAAGCTGACCCCGCGCCACTACGCTTACCTGAAGATTTCCGAAGGCTGCAACCACAGCTGCAGCTTCTGCATCATCCCGTCGATGCGTGGCAAGCTGGTCAGCCGCCCGGTCGGTGAAGTGCTGAGCGAGGCCGAGCGCCTGGTCAAGGCCGGCGTCAAGGAGATCCTGGTGATTTCCCAGGACACCAGCGCCTATGGCGTCGATGTCAAATACAAGACCGACTTCTGGAATGGCCGCCCGGTCAAGACCCGCATGCTCGAACTGTGCGAAGCGCTGAGCAGCCTGGGTGCCTGGGTGCGCCTGCACTACGTCTACCCGTACCCGAACGTCGACGACGTGATCCCGCTGATGGCCGCCGGCAAGATCCTGCCGTACCTGGACATCCCGTTCCAGCACGCCAGCCCCAAGGTACTCAAGTCGATGAAGCGCCCAGCCTTCGAAGACCGTACCCTGGCACGCATCAAGAACTGGCGCGAGCAATGCCCCGAGCTGGTGATCCGCTCGACCTTCATCGTCGGCTTCCCTGGCGAGACCGAAGAAGACTTCCAGTACCTGCTGGACTGGCTCACCGAAGCCCAGCTCGACCGCGTCGGCTGCTTCCAGTACTCGCCAGTCGAAGGTGCCCCGGCCAATGACCTGGGCCTGGAAGAAGTACCGGATGACGTCAAGCAGGACCGTTGGGACCGCTTCATGGCGCACCAGCAGGCCATCAGCGCCGCCCGCCTGCAAATGCGCATCGGCAAGGAAATCGAAGTGCTGATCGACGAAGTCGAGGAGCAGGGTTCGGTTGGCCGCAGCTTCTTCGATGCCCCGGAAATCGACGGCAGCGTGTTCATCGACGGTAACCACGGCTTCAAGCCGGGCGACAAAGTGCGTTGCCGCGTGGTGGATGCCGACGAATACGACATGTGGGCCGAGCCCGTTTAA
- a CDS encoding type II toxin-antitoxin system RelE family toxin, whose product MNTINWSRKAVKQLRKINKLDQPKIYDAAQALAGMPDVQSVKALANHQFGYRLRVGNYRILFDWDGSVKIVNIEEVRKRDEHTY is encoded by the coding sequence ATGAATACGATCAACTGGTCACGCAAAGCAGTGAAGCAACTCAGGAAAATCAACAAGCTCGATCAGCCGAAGATCTACGATGCCGCCCAGGCACTGGCCGGTATGCCGGACGTTCAGAGTGTCAAGGCATTGGCCAATCACCAATTTGGCTACCGACTGAGGGTCGGCAATTACCGCATCCTTTTCGACTGGGATGGCAGCGTTAAAATCGTCAATATCGAGGAGGTCAGGAAACGCGATGAGCACACCTACTAA
- the tsaA gene encoding tRNA (N6-threonylcarbamoyladenosine(37)-N6)-methyltransferase TrmO, with amino-acid sequence MQHTVAPVGIVRSCFKEKFAIPRQPQLAPAARGVLELLPPFDQGDAVAGLEQVSHVWLLFLFHQALEDKPRLKVRPPRLGGNKSMGVFATRATHRPNGIGQSVVRLEGVEPGRLLLSGIDLLDGTPVLDIKPYVPYADSVAGASNLMASDAPVAIAVGWSDTALPQAHAHGLRIGEPLVELIEQCLAQDPRPAYQVPPPERVYGVKFWDVEVRWHYPQPDQIQVLEVVREG; translated from the coding sequence ATGCAGCATACGGTTGCACCGGTCGGCATCGTCCGCTCCTGCTTCAAGGAGAAGTTTGCCATCCCGCGCCAGCCGCAGCTGGCGCCAGCTGCCCGCGGGGTGCTGGAACTGCTGCCGCCGTTCGATCAGGGCGATGCGGTGGCAGGGCTGGAGCAAGTCAGCCATGTCTGGTTGCTGTTCCTGTTCCACCAGGCGCTGGAAGACAAACCGCGCCTGAAAGTGCGCCCGCCACGGCTGGGCGGCAACAAGAGCATGGGTGTGTTCGCCACCCGCGCCACCCATCGCCCCAACGGCATCGGCCAATCGGTGGTACGCCTGGAGGGCGTGGAGCCAGGGCGCCTGCTGCTGTCCGGGATCGACCTGCTGGACGGTACGCCAGTACTGGACATCAAACCCTATGTCCCCTACGCCGACAGCGTTGCCGGGGCAAGCAACCTGATGGCCAGTGATGCGCCGGTGGCGATTGCCGTTGGCTGGAGCGACACTGCCCTGCCCCAGGCCCACGCGCATGGGTTGCGCATTGGCGAGCCGCTGGTGGAACTGATCGAGCAATGCCTGGCGCAGGACCCGCGTCCGGCCTATCAGGTGCCACCGCCGGAACGGGTGTACGGGGTAAAGTTCTGGGATGTTGAGGTCCGCTGGCATTACCCGCAACCGGATCAGATCCAGGTGCTGGAAGTCGTGCGGGAAGGCTGA
- a CDS encoding DUF5666 domain-containing protein, giving the protein MTPLARCISLVALALGFGLSLVAPAEVVAAPVCVSRDEVGMAGAAGMQFPGGTGGTGARTGGVGGTGVRNDNGGVGGTGAPIQRPGGTGGTGIVGTITGFASICVNGQEVHYGKDVPVSENGAPASSAHLAIGQVVAVEAYGTQRGLQAGRIAILNVYEGPLTALPNASGPLRVMGQPVRLAAGARVAEGLRPGEPVRVSGLRDAAGEVVASRIERAPELREASAIGTVDRPGSLQGLKLGTRVAPAREMLVRGQWTGSQLEVAQTRADPSLPFAGRVQTAVIEGLVQRTQARQLVVGGINVTLGQDAVIVGKQPSAIALDQRVRVSGVFSATHELRASRIEFDDDRGDRADKGHSGLNSEHGTSGSGSSSNSGQSERGTSSSRSEDSDDHSERSSISDSSGHDSVKSEDRSGKSGHVDSVEQRETSNSGSSDRVEKVEHVEKVEPEKVEKVERVEKVEKVEKPEKVERVEKVEKVERPEKVEKVEKVEKVERPEKVEKVEKVEKVEKPEKVEKVEKVEKVERVEKPETIEKVEKVEKVEHPERSGR; this is encoded by the coding sequence ATGACCCCCCTCGCGCGCTGCATCAGCCTCGTCGCACTCGCCCTGGGTTTCGGGCTGAGCCTGGTGGCGCCTGCCGAGGTGGTTGCAGCACCGGTTTGTGTCAGCCGTGATGAAGTGGGTATGGCTGGGGCTGCGGGCATGCAGTTCCCGGGGGGCACCGGTGGTACAGGCGCCAGAACCGGCGGTGTTGGCGGAACCGGCGTGCGCAATGACAACGGCGGGGTGGGTGGCACGGGGGCGCCGATCCAACGCCCAGGCGGTACCGGGGGCACGGGGATTGTCGGCACCATCACTGGGTTCGCTTCGATCTGCGTCAATGGCCAGGAAGTGCACTACGGCAAGGATGTACCGGTGAGTGAAAACGGTGCCCCTGCCAGCAGCGCTCATCTGGCGATCGGCCAGGTTGTCGCGGTGGAGGCCTATGGCACGCAGCGCGGCCTGCAAGCCGGGCGCATCGCGATTCTCAACGTTTACGAGGGGCCGCTGACGGCACTGCCGAATGCTTCGGGGCCACTGCGGGTCATGGGTCAACCTGTGCGCCTTGCCGCCGGGGCGCGTGTGGCGGAAGGGTTGCGCCCGGGCGAGCCGGTCAGGGTCAGCGGCCTGCGCGATGCGGCAGGTGAAGTGGTGGCTAGCCGTATCGAGCGGGCGCCAGAGCTCAGGGAGGCCAGTGCCATCGGTACTGTCGATCGCCCCGGCAGCCTGCAGGGGCTGAAGCTCGGGACCCGCGTGGCGCCGGCGCGGGAAATGCTGGTGCGCGGCCAATGGACCGGGAGCCAGCTGGAAGTCGCGCAAACCCGCGCTGACCCGAGCCTGCCGTTTGCTGGCAGGGTGCAGACTGCGGTGATCGAGGGGCTGGTGCAGCGCACCCAGGCGCGACAGCTGGTAGTCGGCGGCATCAACGTGACGCTGGGGCAGGATGCCGTGATCGTCGGCAAGCAGCCTTCTGCCATTGCGCTTGATCAACGGGTGCGGGTAAGCGGGGTATTCAGTGCCACGCACGAGCTACGGGCTTCCCGCATCGAGTTCGATGATGACCGAGGCGACCGTGCGGACAAAGGGCATTCCGGGCTTAACAGCGAGCACGGTACCAGCGGCTCGGGCAGCTCGAGCAACAGTGGCCAGAGTGAGCGTGGGACCTCTAGCAGCCGCAGCGAAGACAGTGACGATCACAGTGAACGGAGTTCGATCAGCGACTCCAGTGGCCATGACAGCGTTAAAAGTGAAGACAGGTCAGGAAAGTCAGGGCATGTCGACAGCGTGGAGCAACGCGAGACCAGCAACAGTGGCAGTTCCGATCGTGTGGAGAAGGTCGAGCATGTTGAGAAAGTTGAGCCCGAGAAAGTCGAGAAGGTGGAAAGGGTCGAGAAAGTAGAGAAAGTCGAAAAACCCGAGAAAGTCGAGAGGGTGGAGAAAGTCGAAAAGGTCGAAAGGCCTGAGAAAGTCGAGAAGGTGGAAAAAGTCGAAAAGGTCGAAAGGCCTGAGAAAGTCGAGAAGGTGGAAAAGGTCGAAAAGGTCGAAAAGCCTGAAAAAGTCGAGAAAGTGGAAAAAGTTGAAAAAGTAGAGAGAGTCGAAAAGCCCGAAACGATAGAAAAAGTCGAGAAGGTCGAAAAAGTAGAGCATCCGGAGCGGTCCGGGCGTTAG
- a CDS encoding DUF6502 family protein: MQSPSIPPSMLSALRRVMRPLIRLMLRKGVTYTMFTDVLKEVFVDVAHREFRLDDKVPTDSRISLLTGVHRKDVRRLRSENDAADAELPENITLGAQLVNVWTTSLPFCSEAGQALALPRLASVGGDCSFDALVAKISTDIRGRVVLDEWLRLGIVRLDDQDCVHLEAQAFVPQKGFEEKAAYFGHNLHDHACAAVHNLTGEGVPFFERSVHYDALTSASVGTLREAVSKDGMQTLLAFSRLAAELENTDVPSHEERQRITVGLYFYTEATDPDSSKTAES, translated from the coding sequence ATGCAATCGCCCTCTATCCCCCCGTCCATGTTGAGCGCACTGCGCAGGGTCATGCGCCCCCTGATACGCCTGATGCTGCGCAAAGGGGTGACCTACACGATGTTCACCGACGTGCTCAAGGAAGTCTTCGTCGACGTGGCTCATCGCGAGTTTCGCCTGGACGACAAGGTGCCGACAGACAGCCGCATCAGCCTGCTTACCGGCGTGCATCGCAAGGATGTCCGACGGCTGCGAAGTGAAAACGACGCGGCTGACGCTGAGCTGCCGGAAAACATCACCTTAGGTGCGCAACTGGTGAATGTATGGACCACTAGCCTGCCGTTCTGCTCCGAGGCCGGGCAGGCGTTGGCGCTGCCACGGCTCGCCAGCGTTGGCGGCGATTGTTCTTTCGATGCCCTGGTGGCGAAGATCAGCACGGACATCCGCGGGCGGGTGGTGCTGGATGAGTGGCTGCGCCTGGGTATCGTTCGCCTTGATGATCAGGATTGCGTTCACCTCGAAGCCCAGGCATTCGTGCCGCAGAAGGGCTTCGAAGAGAAAGCCGCGTATTTTGGCCACAACCTGCATGACCACGCCTGCGCAGCGGTGCACAACCTCACTGGCGAAGGCGTGCCGTTTTTCGAACGCAGCGTGCACTACGATGCCCTGACTTCGGCCAGCGTCGGCACGCTGCGTGAAGCGGTCTCCAAGGATGGCATGCAAACCTTGCTGGCATTCAGCCGGTTGGCCGCCGAGCTGGAAAACACCGACGTGCCAAGCCACGAGGAACGCCAGCGCATTACCGTGGGGCTGTATTTCTACACTGAAGCCACCGACCCCGATTCGTCGAAGACAGCCGAATCATGA
- a CDS encoding DUF1456 family protein, whose product MNHNDVLRSLRYMLKVNDAKMAEIIALSGLEVNPIVLATYLKKEDEAGFVRCPERVMAHFLDGLVIHRRGKDDSRPPQPVELPVTNNTILKKLRVAFELKEEDLHTILKTVNFPVSKPELSALFRKVGHDNYRPCGDQLLRNFLKGLTLRVRG is encoded by the coding sequence ATGAACCACAACGATGTCCTGCGCAGCCTGCGCTACATGCTCAAGGTGAACGACGCCAAGATGGCCGAAATCATCGCGCTATCCGGCCTCGAAGTTAACCCGATCGTGCTCGCCACCTACTTGAAGAAGGAAGACGAAGCCGGTTTCGTGCGTTGCCCGGAGCGGGTCATGGCGCACTTCCTTGACGGCCTGGTGATCCATCGCCGTGGCAAGGACGACAGCCGCCCACCACAGCCGGTCGAGCTGCCGGTGACCAACAACACCATCCTGAAAAAATTGCGGGTGGCTTTCGAGCTCAAGGAAGAGGACCTGCACACCATCCTCAAGACGGTCAATTTCCCGGTGTCCAAGCCTGAACTCAGCGCGCTGTTCCGCAAGGTCGGGCATGACAACTATCGCCCGTGTGGCGACCAGCTGCTGCGCAATTTCCTCAAGGGCCTGACCCTGCGCGTGCGCGGCTGA
- a CDS encoding rRNA pseudouridine synthase, translated as MSEPVRLSKRLIEQLGCSRREAELYIEGGWVTVDGVVVEQPQFKVDEQRVELLPGARAEALDPVTLLMHQAAGVDSESARASINMGNLSEAHREGVRPLHGHFARLTCLAPLERGATGLQVFTQDWRVTRKIDADLRRMEQEYIIEVRGETTPQALERLARGATRNDRELPKAKASWQNETHLRLVVKNPQPGQISELCAYLRLEVLGMRRIRLGGVSMGKLPVGQWRYLAATERF; from the coding sequence ATGTCCGAACCCGTCCGCCTGTCCAAACGCCTCATCGAGCAGCTTGGTTGCTCCCGCCGCGAGGCCGAGCTGTACATCGAAGGAGGCTGGGTCACGGTCGATGGCGTGGTGGTCGAGCAGCCCCAGTTCAAAGTCGACGAGCAGCGCGTCGAACTGCTGCCGGGAGCACGCGCCGAGGCATTGGACCCCGTGACCCTGCTGATGCACCAAGCGGCCGGTGTCGACAGCGAATCCGCCCGCGCCAGCATCAACATGGGCAACCTCAGCGAGGCCCACCGCGAAGGCGTACGGCCCCTGCACGGGCACTTTGCCCGCCTGACCTGCCTGGCGCCGCTGGAACGTGGCGCCACCGGCCTGCAGGTGTTCACCCAGGACTGGCGCGTCACCCGCAAGATCGACGCCGACCTGCGCCGCATGGAGCAGGAATACATCATCGAAGTGCGCGGTGAGACCACGCCTCAGGCCCTGGAGCGCCTGGCGCGCGGTGCGACGCGTAATGACCGGGAGCTGCCCAAGGCCAAGGCCAGCTGGCAGAACGAGACCCACTTACGCCTGGTCGTGAAAAACCCGCAACCCGGGCAGATCAGCGAGCTGTGTGCCTACCTGCGCCTGGAAGTGCTGGGCATGCGCCGCATTCGCCTGGGCGGTGTATCGATGGGCAAGCTGCCCGTGGGACAGTGGCGTTACCTGGCAGCCACCGAACGTTTCTAA
- a CDS encoding GNAT family N-acetyltransferase, with protein MHSVLTLHTPRYSDYSDLVQIWEDSVRATHDFLPEAYILLLRDQVLRRYLDAVMLICCKDRQRICGFAGVANGCVHMLFVAPDYRGKGVGRRLLRYAIDELNAERLDVNEQNPQALGFYLHEGFEVVGRSEKDGLGQPYPLLHMRLIPTAS; from the coding sequence ATGCATTCGGTTCTGACGCTGCACACCCCGCGCTACAGCGACTACAGCGATCTGGTGCAGATCTGGGAAGACTCGGTACGCGCGACCCATGACTTCCTTCCCGAGGCCTACATCCTTCTGCTGCGCGACCAGGTACTGCGCCGCTACCTCGACGCAGTGATGCTGATCTGCTGCAAGGATCGCCAGCGCATCTGCGGCTTTGCCGGAGTCGCCAACGGCTGTGTGCACATGCTGTTCGTCGCACCGGACTACCGCGGCAAGGGTGTTGGCAGGCGCCTGCTGCGTTATGCGATAGACGAATTGAATGCCGAACGCCTGGACGTCAACGAACAGAATCCGCAAGCCCTGGGCTTCTACTTGCACGAAGGCTTCGAAGTGGTCGGCCGCTCGGAAAAGGATGGTTTGGGGCAGCCCTATCCCCTTCTGCACATGAGGCTGATTCCTACAGCGTCTTAG